GATTATCAGGGAAGAGGGTACGGAAAAGCACTTGTAGATTTCGCAAAAAGTTTTGGTTTGCCTATTAAGACAAATCCAAGAATTAATTCTCATGATTTTTGGGAGAAGATGGGATTCGTTAAACCACATTATGAAATGGAACGTGATTTAGGTGAAAATCCATTACTATGGCTGCCTGAAGGAGTCAATGAAAAAGACACGAAGCAATAAGCTTCCTGTCTTTTTTTACGTATTCGAATAAATAAATATAATTACTTTGAAATGGTATTCAACAGTTGATTTATTTCTCCCCATACCGTTTCATATGTTGCAATTTTGTTTTTTAAATCTTTATTTTCCTGCAATGCTTTATCTAATTCTTCCCGCTTCACAAAACCTTCCTGCTGCGGTATATCCTTCCGCATTTTTTCTAGCAGCTGAATAGCTGTATCAATAGATTGAATCGATGGCGCTTCTATAGCCGGATAAGTAATGCGCTGCTTTAATCCAGCTTTTCTTTTTTCTTTTGCAGCTTGCACTTGTTCCTGGCATTGTTTTCTTATTTTAGCATTCCAGCGAAACCCGCACGCTGCTGAAGTTCTGGATAATTTTTCAGCAACTTCTTTAAAGGCTTCCAATTGTGTTCTTCCTTCCTGTATACACTTGAGTACTGTATCAGCTAGTAGTCTGTCTTCTTCTTCTGTCCATGCATCCTGTCGTGTATCGTTCATAACATACCTCCTATTAGGGTTTGCTATCAATGTATGCAAAAAATAGGTATGCTAGAATCGTTTTATAGTAAATTGGCAAAATAAAAGTGAAAAATGCTGTAATTGGATTGGACTGTTCTTTAAAGACAAGCATCCCCAAGTAAACAATTCTGTGAAACGAAAAAAACAGACCATGTGATATGATCTGTTTTCGTTAATTAGAATTAGTTACTCACAACTTCTTTTCCGTCATAATGTCCGCAAGATTTGCAAACACGATGAGGTTTTGTTAATTCGCCACAGTTAGAGCATTCTACCATGCCAGGTACGTGTAATTTTTTATGCGTACGGCGTTGGTTTTTTACTTTTTTGGAAGTTCTTCTTTTAGGTACTGCCATGACTTACACCTCCTTCAAAATGAAAGTAAAACTTGAATCAGATTCTTATTTTTCTTCCTGATTATTATTAAGGAAAGACTCCAATTTTTTTAATCTCGGATCGATATTCTTGTCTTCCTTCGTTTCAGATACAAATTCCCAATCCTTCCCGCTAGAAGGGGCTGCCTCCTCCGAATCAACATGATCCACATTGTCGGCAAAAACGCGGTACGGAATTTCCAATAGTATATTTTCCTTGATAAATGGGATTAAGTCAAGAACTTCTCCCTGAATGGGATGAATTTCTTGTTCCTCTTCTTCTTTCCCATAATAAGCAGAAGCAGAAAAAACCTCGTTTGCATCTATGTCAAACGAATAAGGAACATCCACCAATGTGCGGGCACATGGAAGTATCATCTCTCCCTTTATGCGCATGTTCACATAAAACTCCTCACCATGAACCGTCACTTGTCCGTTTACATGTACCGGAGAAATTTTACGTATATCATTATTCATCGTTTCCAGTTCGGACACATCTGCATGATCATCAAAGAAATACGGCTCATTTACGGAACCTTTTTTAATCTGATTAATAGTCAATTTCATTAAAATCACCTCTAGGCAACAAGATAAATGATAAAAGAAAATACGGCATTTGTCAATATATTTTCTTTTTCGCCACAGGTTGAAGTACGGTTCATATTCTGTCTGCGTCTGTGGTCCCGCAACTGCCATATTTTCTTTACAGAAACAGTATTCCTGATATAGGGTATACAATACAGCATTTAGAATCATTTTAACGGTAATTTGGCTTTTTGTCATGTTATTTCTATTTTTCTCAAACAGCTCCCTGAATATGTTAAAATAGAACTACTTAAAAAATAGAGGTGAGTGTATGGAAGCTTGCGGTTTAGTGGTTGAATATAATCCCTTCCATTATGGACATCAATATCATTTAAAAAAAGCCAGAGAAGAGACAGGTGCTGCTTGTATGATTGCGGTTATGAGCGGAAATTTTTTGCAACGCGGTGAACCGGCAATCATGGACAAATATCATCGTGCTAAAGCGGCCATCCTTGGAGGCGTTGATTTAGTAGTTGAGTTACCATATGCGTATGCTGTGCAACATAGTGATTATTTTGCCAAAGGAGCAATCGAAACGCTCTACCACGCCGGAGTTAACGCGGTCTGTTTCGGCAGCGAATCCGGCAATATTGCTGCTTTTACAGATGCTTATCAGCTGCAGAAAGAGCATCGTCCTACCTACGAATCAAATTTGAAAATGTATTTAAATCAAGGATTTTCCTATCCGGACGCAGCAACAAAAGCTTACCAGCATATTTTCGGTTTATCTGAAATACTTGATGTGTCCCAACCGAATAATATATTAGGTTTAGGTTATGTCCGAGCAATAAAAGATGCACATTATCCAATCCAGCCGATTACTATCAAACGAATACAGAACAATTATCATGACACTGTCATTACAGGAAAGATCGCCAGTGCCACCAGTATCCGTAAAGAAGTGCTGGTGAATACGTCTGCAACAGCTGCTGACAGCATGCCTGCTGAAACATTACAGCTATTGACAACCTATAAACAGGAAGCCGGACAATGGCATGAGTGGGAATTATATTTTCCCTTCCTGAAATATCGTGTACAAACCATGACTTCTGCAGAATTAGAGCAAATAGAAGGGGTTGTAGAAGGATTGGAGCATCGAATGAAACGCACTGTTGAGGAAGCTTCATCCTTTCAAGAATGGATGCATGCCTTGAAAACAAAGCGTTACACTTGGACAAGGCTCCAGCGGATATTCGTTCATATTTTAACTCATACCAGAAAAGAAGAAAAAATATTAGAGCATGATACCGGGTACGTACGGATACTTGCCATGAACAAAACCGGTCAGGCTTATTTAAATCAACAGAAAAAGCAAACTGACTTCCCATTTATTACAAAAATGAATCAGATGAAACATCCGTTTCTGCAAATAGAAGAACGGGCCGCCAAAGCATATTACAGCATTTTAGCTGCTGAAAAACAAAGAAATTTCTTTTTACAGGAACTGACTTCCCCGATTATTGTAAAATAAGCGGAATCATACATCGTATGGTTATAAAAAGAGGATTTCCGTGCTCTTTATTGCACGGAAATCCTCTTTATTGGTTCTTATTCATTCGCAGCACTTTCTAAATAGTCCACTGCATCTTGAAAATCATCCACTGGAACAATCTCCATATCTGTTCCGATACTTTCTGCAGTTTCTGCTGCTACTTCATAATTCGAATCTTCCTGTCCGCCCTCATTAGGTGCAAAGAAAATATCCACATCTTCTTTATCAGAAGCAACGACTTTCTTATCTATTCCGCCAATTCGATGGATATTTCCTTCATAATCAATTTCACCAGTACCGCCGATTTGTTTGCCGCCGGTTAAATCATCTTCCGTTAACTGATCATAGATTTCCAATGAAAACATCAGGCCTGCACTCGGGCCACCGATATTGCCACTTGAAAATCGTGTTTCCGGCTGAACCGTTACTTCACGATCTGTCACAAGATTTATACCAACACCTACACGGCTCTCTTCATCATCCAGCGGTGCTAAATCCAAATCTACAGTATGTTCTTCATCGTCTCTTTCATAAACGACTGTTACTGTATCCCCAGACTCTTTTCCATCAATATAATCAAGCAAATCCTGAGATTCATTCACTTCTGCATCATCAATTCCGATGATACGGTCTCCACTCTCTAATTTCCCCTCTGCTGGAAGCCCATCCACTGCAGCAACCACATAGACACCTTTAAAATCAATATCTATCTCTTTATCCGCTGCTTCATAAGCAACGACAGTGGCCGCTTCCTGAGAGCTTTCCATCACTTGGAGCTGTGCTTCCATATAGTCTTCCTGGGACATTCCTTCCGGGAAAACCTGATCTAAAGGAAGAATCTCCTGATGCGGCAAAACGAGAGCAGCAGCATATAAAATAGGGGTTGCCTGCATACCGCTTATTGTCACCAAATGCATTTCCCCTTCACTAGGGTAGCCGCCGTCTACTTCTACAATAGGATCTAATGCATCGGCTCCTCCCGGTTTTTGAATATAATACGGCAATTGATAGACACCCAATAAATAAACGATTACTACAACAGCTAATAAACCTATAATTCTTTTTTTCGTTAATCGCAATGCTCTTGATTCCCCTTCCTGGCACACTTACTAAATATATATCTATGGCATATTTTTAGATGGTATTCGCGTATATATCATATAGAGAAACTGTTTAAGAATCGGTACCATTTTCAATCAGGCAGGTTATTGCCTTCTTGGGAGTCCCTGAGATTTTAAACACTTGTTTTTCTTATACAGCATTGGTAAACGTCCAATATCGTCACTTTATTATTACGTTAACACATCGGACAAGCTAGCATTATTCTACTACTTCCCGCCATAATTGTACAGAATAGACACTTCATGGCATGAAGCCAAAAAAGAGGAATGACACTTTCATTTCCGGATAAAAAGCAAGCAGTATTTTTTTGAATAAGCATTAGTAGGGGGATATCAGATTGAAACAAAAGCTAAAAACACTTGGCTATGCCGGGATATCTATTTTCTTATTCTTCAGTTTAATACGATTTCCAGATCAGGCATTGGAAGCAGCTATCCGCGGGTTAAATATGTGGTGGGAGGTTGTCTTTCCCTCTTTACTGCCATTTTTTATAACTGCTGAGCTATTATTAGCTTTCGGTGTCGTAAAATTTCTTGGTATTCTATTTGAACCAATTATGCGGCCGTTATTTAATATCCCCGGTGCCGGGAGCTTTGGCTGGATTATGGGAATGGCCAGCGGTTACCCAACAGGGGCAAAAATAGCAGCGAGGCTTCGTGAAGAAAAGCAAGTAACACAAATAGAAGCGGAAAGATTAGTATCTTTCACAAATAATTCCAGCCCGCTTTTTATATTTGGAGCCATTTCCGCCGGCTTTTTTTATAATATAAAATTGGGCTTACTATTAGCTGTATGTCATTATGGTGCAAACACCCTTGTCGGAATCGTTATGCGTTTTCATGGAAGGAAACAGGAGAAGCATATCACTAAGAAAAAAAGGGCTCCCTTTTCACTGAAAAAAGCATTTCAGGAGATGCACCGAAACCGTTTGAGAAATACACGCCCATTTGGGGAGATATTGGGAGATGCTGTATTAAATTCGATTCAAACACTTGTCATGGTCGGCGGATTTATCATTTTATTTTCCGTTCTTATTAAACTGCTCTTCCTGATGGACATTACACCGTTTTTTGCAGCATTTATTGAACCGATTCTTCCAATATTTGAACTGCCAAAAGAATTAGGACTTCCATTTATCTCCGGTTTATTTGAAATCACCGTGGGATCGAACTTAATTTCACAAGTAACGACCGATTCTCTGTTGCAAAAAGCAATGTTAATTAGTTTTATCCTGGGCTTTAACGGATTATCCATCCAGGCTCAAATTGCAAGTATTTTAGCAAAAACCGATATCCGTTTCCACCCGTATTTCTTTGCCCGTCTTTTACATGGAACATTTGCTGTTGGACTGACACTTATTTTATACAAACCGCTGTATCTCGATCGAATTGTGATTCATTCGAATGAAATTCCTGCTGCCACGGTGCAGGACCCCTCTATTTGGATGCATATATACTACTTTTTGCAAACGATTGGACCAGCCATAACAATTATCAGTTTAGCAGCAGCTATTTATATCATTATCCATCATAGTAAAAAAGAATAATTTTCTTTGAAACCAGAAAAGAGAGCCGGTTGTCAACCTGACTCTCTTTTTCTTCAAAGACAATAATAGATATCATCCGGTATTTTAAAATGCATTATATTTCTTCTGAAGCGCTTCTTCCACCAATTCGGGGACAAGTCCGCTGATATTTCCCTGGTATTTAGCAGCTTCTTTGACCATGCTCGAACTTAAAAAAGAGTATTTTGTGTTTGTCATCATAAATAAGGTTTCCACATCTTCATTTAACTTCCGGTTCATTGAAGTAATCTGCATTTCATATTCAAAGTCACTGACTGCACGCAGTCCTCTAATGACAGCAGTAGCTCCTACTTCTCTTGCATAATCCATGAGTAATCCACTTGACGAATCAACCCGCACATTTGGTAAATCTTTTAATGTTTCTTCCAACAATTGTTTTCTTTCTTCCACCGTAAAGAGCGGGGATTTAGATTGATTATTAAACACAGTGACTACAATCTCTTCAAACACTTTAGCACCGCGTCTGATAATGTCCAAATGTCCATTTGTAACCGGATCAAAACTTCCTGGGCATATTGCTAATTTCCGCATCATTTATGCTTCCTCACTTTCGTCTGTTTGGTAAATCGTCACTTGAACCAAGCCGCCGTAATCTGCCTGTTTAATTGCT
The nucleotide sequence above comes from Oceanobacillus timonensis. Encoded proteins:
- a CDS encoding nucleotidyltransferase, whose amino-acid sequence is MEACGLVVEYNPFHYGHQYHLKKAREETGAACMIAVMSGNFLQRGEPAIMDKYHRAKAAILGGVDLVVELPYAYAVQHSDYFAKGAIETLYHAGVNAVCFGSESGNIAAFTDAYQLQKEHRPTYESNLKMYLNQGFSYPDAATKAYQHIFGLSEILDVSQPNNILGLGYVRAIKDAHYPIQPITIKRIQNNYHDTVITGKIASATSIRKEVLVNTSATAADSMPAETLQLLTTYKQEAGQWHEWELYFPFLKYRVQTMTSAELEQIEGVVEGLEHRMKRTVEEASSFQEWMHALKTKRYTWTRLQRIFVHILTHTRKEEKILEHDTGYVRILAMNKTGQAYLNQQKKQTDFPFITKMNQMKHPFLQIEERAAKAYYSILAAEKQRNFFLQELTSPIIVK
- the ylbJ gene encoding sporulation integral membrane protein YlbJ is translated as MKQKLKTLGYAGISIFLFFSLIRFPDQALEAAIRGLNMWWEVVFPSLLPFFITAELLLAFGVVKFLGILFEPIMRPLFNIPGAGSFGWIMGMASGYPTGAKIAARLREEKQVTQIEAERLVSFTNNSSPLFIFGAISAGFFYNIKLGLLLAVCHYGANTLVGIVMRFHGRKQEKHITKKKRAPFSLKKAFQEMHRNRLRNTRPFGEILGDAVLNSIQTLVMVGGFIILFSVLIKLLFLMDITPFFAAFIEPILPIFELPKELGLPFISGLFEITVGSNLISQVTTDSLLQKAMLISFILGFNGLSIQAQIASILAKTDIRFHPYFFARLLHGTFAVGLTLILYKPLYLDRIVIHSNEIPAATVQDPSIWMHIYYFLQTIGPAITIISLAAAIYIIIHHSKKE
- the coaD gene encoding pantetheine-phosphate adenylyltransferase, with translation MRKLAICPGSFDPVTNGHLDIIRRGAKVFEEIVVTVFNNQSKSPLFTVEERKQLLEETLKDLPNVRVDSSSGLLMDYAREVGATAVIRGLRAVSDFEYEMQITSMNRKLNEDVETLFMMTNTKYSFLSSSMVKEAAKYQGNISGLVPELVEEALQKKYNAF
- a CDS encoding SepM family pheromone-processing serine protease, with amino-acid sequence MRLTKKRIIGLLAVVVIVYLLGVYQLPYYIQKPGGADALDPIVEVDGGYPSEGEMHLVTISGMQATPILYAAALVLPHQEILPLDQVFPEGMSQEDYMEAQLQVMESSQEAATVVAYEAADKEIDIDFKGVYVVAAVDGLPAEGKLESGDRIIGIDDAEVNESQDLLDYIDGKESGDTVTVVYERDDEEHTVDLDLAPLDDEESRVGVGINLVTDREVTVQPETRFSSGNIGGPSAGLMFSLEIYDQLTEDDLTGGKQIGGTGEIDYEGNIHRIGGIDKKVVASDKEDVDIFFAPNEGGQEDSNYEVAAETAESIGTDMEIVPVDDFQDAVDYLESAANE
- a CDS encoding YceD family protein, with product MKLTINQIKKGSVNEPYFFDDHADVSELETMNNDIRKISPVHVNGQVTVHGEEFYVNMRIKGEMILPCARTLVDVPYSFDIDANEVFSASAYYGKEEEEQEIHPIQGEVLDLIPFIKENILLEIPYRVFADNVDHVDSEEAAPSSGKDWEFVSETKEDKNIDPRLKKLESFLNNNQEEK
- the rpmF gene encoding 50S ribosomal protein L32 — its product is MAVPKRRTSKKVKNQRRTHKKLHVPGMVECSNCGELTKPHRVCKSCGHYDGKEVVSN
- a CDS encoding Myb-like DNA-binding domain-containing protein → MNDTRQDAWTEEEDRLLADTVLKCIQEGRTQLEAFKEVAEKLSRTSAACGFRWNAKIRKQCQEQVQAAKEKRKAGLKQRITYPAIEAPSIQSIDTAIQLLEKMRKDIPQQEGFVKREELDKALQENKDLKNKIATYETVWGEINQLLNTISK